From the genome of Papaver somniferum cultivar HN1 chromosome 2, ASM357369v1, whole genome shotgun sequence, one region includes:
- the LOC113354497 gene encoding uncharacterized protein LOC113354497 yields the protein MSGIGNGVFILYTSRRADPAMNQHDPAQFTCYLILGLNNVPWRLTNDQFTWSIEQDEKERVFLLELKIGEKVFICGFGKQKVRIYTSGLACSPCIVIEKSPFVFQREVN from the exons ATGAGCGGAATCGGAAATGGGGTTTTCATATT ATACACATCCAGGAGAGCTGATCCTGCAATGAATCAGCATGATCCAGCACAATTTACTTGTTACTTGATACTCGGGTTAAACAATGTGCCGTGGAGACTAACCAATGACCAATTTACCTGGTCAATTGAGCAGGATGAAAAGGAGCGGGTGTTTCTCCTAGAACTCAAGATCGGAGAAAAAGT TTTTATATGTGGTTTTGGGAAGCAAAAAGTTCGTATATATACATCAGGTTTAGCTTGTTCTCCATGTATTGTCATAGAGAAATCTCCTTTTGTTTTCCAAAGAGAGGTTAATTGA